The Aquabacterium sp. A3 DNA window ACCGGCATGTTGGACGAACTGTTGGACGACGTGGGAGAGATGTATGCCAACGATGTTCAGTACGCGCTCAAGACGCTGTCTCAGCAGATCGAGCCCATCCTCATCTTCTTCATGGGCGGCCTCGTGCTGCTGCTGGCCCTGGGCGTGTTCTTGCCGATGTGGAACCTCGGTGGCGCGACCTTGCACAAGTGAAAGGAGGCTGGAGTGAAAAAGCTCTCAAGCCATGAAAAACGCCGCCGATAAACACCACATCGTGCATTGACTCAAGCCGGGATGCACGACCGCCCCCGGCCCCTGACACCGCATCTGAACACTGCATCTGAAAGAGGTACTCACCATGAAACGAACTCAAGCCGGCTTCACCATGATCGAGTTGATCGTGGTCATCGTCATCCTGGGCATCCTGGCCGCTACGGCTTTGCCCAAGTTCCTGGATCTGCGCACCGACGCCACCGAGGCCGCCGTGGATGGCGTGGCGGGTAGCCTGTCGAGCGCCATGTCATTGAACTACGCGGGATGCTCTGCCTCAGACCACGCGCTCGAGGCCGACAAGTGTGCGGCGGTGGATGACTGCCAGGACGCCGCAGGCCTGCTGCAAGGTGCCAGCGTCACGGGCGCAGGCGCTTTCGACCTGGGCAACAACTCTTACACCATCGGTTCTGTCGCCTTGGGCAGCAATGGCGCGACTGGCACCTGCGTCTTGACCATGGGCACCACCACCTCCAATTTTCAGGGCATCGGCGCCGGACAGTGATCCTGATCGTTGGCCATCCAACGACATATCCAACCTCAGAAAGGCACGCTCTGCGTGCCTTTTTTCATGGATTCGCGTGTGCGCTGCTTTGCACAATCGGGACAGACTCCAAGGGCGTGAGATCACCCCCCTTTTGTTCCATGATCGGTCCCTGCCTTACCGTGACACGCTGGATGCTGTGGATGGTGCTCTCGCTGAGCGCCATGGCGGCGCACGCAGGTCTCTCGGTCTACACCAGCTGGGGCAGCCTGCCACCCAACCCGGCGGCCAACGAACGCACGATCGACTTCAACGCCACCACCCTGGCCAGCGAGCAAAGCGCGGGCAAGCTCACCTACAGCTCGGTGGCCGGGGCCTGCACCGGGCTGTTCATTTG harbors:
- a CDS encoding type II secretion system protein: MKRTQAGFTMIELIVVIVILGILAATALPKFLDLRTDATEAAVDGVAGSLSSAMSLNYAGCSASDHALEADKCAAVDDCQDAAGLLQGASVTGAGAFDLGNNSYTIGSVALGSNGATGTCVLTMGTTTSNFQGIGAGQ